The proteins below come from a single Aestuariirhabdus haliotis genomic window:
- a CDS encoding TRAP transporter small permease: MDYRSYYPAPLRWLSNIVDLILVLAGISIILLVFVNALLRGAAGFDLAWSLEVTAFLLLWSTFIGCSAAIARGAHMRVTEIVEHLFPVKSQRYLAILIDLITLVIMLSLIKVGYSISSHTWAQTTTVLYWPVGLLYASLPVGMLISVIFHSYNLIWDIRFKPLPESHHNDGSEDHP; the protein is encoded by the coding sequence ATGGATTATCGGTCGTACTACCCCGCCCCACTGCGTTGGTTGAGCAATATCGTAGACCTGATTCTGGTGCTCGCCGGAATCTCGATCATCCTGTTGGTGTTCGTAAATGCCCTACTACGTGGTGCAGCAGGATTCGATTTGGCCTGGTCGCTTGAGGTGACAGCGTTCTTACTATTGTGGAGCACTTTTATTGGCTGTTCGGCCGCCATCGCTCGAGGGGCTCATATGCGAGTCACTGAAATCGTTGAGCACCTTTTTCCAGTCAAGAGTCAGCGCTATTTAGCCATCCTGATCGACCTGATCACTCTGGTCATAATGCTCAGTCTGATCAAGGTCGGTTATAGCATTTCATCACATACCTGGGCGCAGACAACCACAGTTTTATACTGGCCCGTTGGTTTGCTCTACGCCTCATTGCCCGTCGGCATGTTGATATCGGTGATTTTCCACAGCTACAACCTGATTTGGGATATTCGCTTCAAGCCCCTACCCGAGTCGCACCATAACGACGGTTCGGAGGACCATCCATGA
- a CDS encoding TRAP transporter substrate-binding protein — translation MNKIVSSILAAASFSIVASAASAAEVLRFSHTDNPGGSRQAAAEQFAEKVAKYTEGRYEIRIYPSGQLANDPKAIEQLQLGGIDFTVSATGSYATHLPSLNLTAMPFLVDSYEQGWELYDNSDWLKNEFNKLPGKGFRVLSTWEAGFRSFTTKEPLTSPKDAEGEKMRVYPNDMIRWTMEAIGFQTVVMPITDVYLAIQQGTVSGQENPVDTIKSLRFYEVAPNITLTRHVYSPLPLTVSEATWQKFSDKDKQAFMKAAQESATFSRDLVKNSVDSQLKDMTSAGAKVAVPEIAPFRESVASVYDKARGVYGKGEVDKILADAAAIRKALPSQ, via the coding sequence ATGAATAAGATAGTTAGCAGCATCCTTGCTGCCGCCAGTTTTTCAATTGTGGCGAGTGCCGCCAGTGCCGCCGAAGTACTTCGCTTTAGCCATACCGACAACCCTGGCGGATCGCGACAGGCTGCGGCCGAACAGTTTGCCGAAAAGGTCGCAAAATATACCGAGGGGCGTTACGAAATCCGCATCTACCCTTCCGGCCAACTAGCTAACGATCCCAAAGCGATTGAACAACTTCAGCTAGGCGGCATAGATTTCACCGTTTCGGCCACCGGTAGTTACGCGACTCACCTACCGTCCCTGAACCTGACAGCGATGCCATTTCTGGTTGACAGCTATGAGCAGGGTTGGGAGCTGTACGATAATTCTGACTGGTTAAAAAACGAGTTTAACAAGTTGCCCGGCAAAGGGTTTCGCGTGCTCTCGACCTGGGAAGCCGGCTTCCGCAGCTTCACCACAAAAGAACCTTTAACTTCACCCAAAGATGCCGAGGGTGAAAAAATGCGAGTCTATCCGAATGACATGATTCGCTGGACCATGGAAGCGATTGGCTTCCAGACCGTCGTGATGCCAATCACCGATGTCTATCTGGCGATTCAACAAGGCACAGTGTCCGGACAGGAGAATCCGGTTGATACCATCAAATCACTGCGCTTTTATGAGGTTGCTCCTAACATCACCCTGACCCGACACGTCTACAGTCCACTCCCTTTAACCGTATCGGAAGCAACCTGGCAAAAGTTTTCGGATAAAGACAAGCAAGCCTTTATGAAAGCCGCTCAGGAGTCAGCCACTTTCAGCCGAGATCTGGTTAAAAACTCGGTCGATAGTCAACTCAAGGATATGACCAGCGCAGGCGCCAAAGTGGCGGTTCCGGAGATCGCCCCATTCCGAGAGTCTGTCGCCTCCGTCTACGACAAGGCACGAGGTGTATACGGTAAGGGCGAGGTCGACAAGATTCTGGCCGACGCCGCCGCCATTCGCAAAGCATTGCCATCACAATAA
- a CDS encoding isocitrate/isopropylmalate dehydrogenase family protein → MKVFKIAVMPGDGIGNEVTPPALELVKESARQHGIELNCVEVPAGAQHFLDTGDGFPEDHFEEAANADAIYLGAMGLPDIRHPDGTEVGPQHDLRKRLNLYAGIRPCRTMPKLPLPLADPRSKTLDFVIVRESTEGIFAEPRGHALDTQDAAHNLIRITRKTTTRMLDFSFRLAQRRQARGLPGHVTCSDKANVLSSQAFMRNIFYEVAKRYPGIQADHQYVDATALDLVRCPWRFDVVPTENQYGDILSDISAALMGGMGMTSSGEIGDNHGVFQPCHGSAPDIMGEGKANPTGMILSGAIMLDYLGDKFHCPEAIQAAQALETAVIAAYDTGTLLPYELGGNSGTAPISELIGKMLSQ, encoded by the coding sequence ATGAAAGTGTTCAAGATCGCCGTTATGCCGGGCGATGGTATCGGTAATGAAGTCACCCCCCCAGCTCTTGAGCTGGTCAAGGAGAGCGCTCGACAACATGGAATTGAATTGAACTGCGTCGAAGTACCCGCAGGTGCCCAGCATTTTCTGGACACGGGTGATGGCTTTCCCGAGGATCACTTCGAGGAAGCAGCCAATGCTGATGCGATCTATCTTGGGGCTATGGGGTTGCCGGATATTCGACACCCGGATGGTACCGAAGTCGGCCCACAACACGACCTGCGCAAGCGACTTAACCTGTACGCTGGTATTCGACCCTGCCGTACCATGCCCAAACTGCCACTGCCCCTTGCTGACCCGCGCAGTAAAACACTCGACTTTGTTATTGTGCGCGAATCAACCGAAGGTATCTTTGCGGAGCCTCGAGGCCACGCACTGGATACACAAGATGCCGCCCACAACCTGATCCGCATTACTCGCAAGACCACCACCCGCATGCTCGATTTCAGCTTTCGTTTGGCTCAGCGCCGTCAAGCACGAGGACTTCCAGGCCATGTCACCTGTTCTGATAAAGCGAATGTTTTGTCATCCCAGGCTTTTATGCGCAATATTTTTTATGAGGTCGCCAAGCGATACCCGGGCATTCAAGCCGACCATCAATATGTCGATGCTACCGCTCTCGACCTGGTTCGCTGTCCCTGGCGCTTTGATGTGGTACCGACGGAAAATCAATATGGCGACATACTGTCCGACATCTCCGCGGCCTTGATGGGAGGAATGGGCATGACCTCCTCCGGTGAAATTGGCGACAACCATGGTGTATTCCAACCCTGTCACGGCTCCGCGCCAGACATTATGGGGGAAGGTAAGGCCAACCCAACCGGGATGATTCTATCCGGTGCCATCATGCTCGATTACCTGGGCGACAAGTTTCATTGCCCCGAAGCCATTCAGGCCGCTCAGGCTTTGGAAACCGCGGTGATCGCTGCCTACGACACAGGCACCCTTTTACCTTACGAACTGGGCGGAAACTCGGGCACTGCGCCGATTTCTGAATTGATCGGGAAAATGCTCAGCCAATAG
- a CDS encoding GntR family transcriptional regulator produces the protein MIDKKPKLSEQVFLRLRDRVLNNQLRVGNYYLEQELAAELGISRTPLREAAIRLEQEGLVKIVPRRGIFIRPVLADEMREIYDILSCLEVAALSAACRSPIPKEPMEELERVNRDMKEALATDDLARWALNDKRFHQILIELSHNRELIRLVNGYWDKTDRVRNMTLRLRKPPAQSTEEHRQVIAALKAGDAQRTIDIHSRHRRRASDELTQLLDVLDHSY, from the coding sequence ATGATCGATAAAAAACCCAAACTTTCGGAGCAGGTGTTTTTACGCCTAAGAGACAGGGTATTAAACAACCAATTACGAGTGGGTAACTATTACCTGGAACAAGAGCTGGCAGCCGAGCTGGGTATCTCTCGAACACCCTTACGCGAGGCTGCTATTCGGTTAGAACAGGAAGGTCTGGTGAAAATAGTACCGCGCCGGGGCATTTTTATACGCCCGGTTCTGGCCGATGAAATGCGAGAGATTTATGACATCCTCTCCTGTCTGGAAGTGGCTGCCTTGTCGGCAGCCTGCCGGTCTCCAATTCCCAAGGAACCTATGGAGGAGTTGGAACGTGTTAATCGTGATATGAAAGAAGCCCTGGCAACGGATGATCTGGCTCGTTGGGCGCTGAATGACAAACGCTTTCACCAGATTCTTATCGAGCTATCCCACAACCGGGAACTGATTCGACTGGTCAATGGTTACTGGGATAAAACTGACCGTGTGAGGAATATGACACTTCGACTGCGAAAGCCGCCTGCGCAATCAACCGAAGAACACCGACAGGTGATTGCCGCCCTAAAAGCAGGAGATGCTCAAAGAACCATTGATATACATAGCCGGCACCGGCGCCGCGCATCCGATGAACTCACTCAACTGCTCGATGTTTTAGATCACTCTTATTAA
- a CDS encoding tRNA-uridine aminocarboxypropyltransferase: MYQGRGSGVERCGSCQIPLLACICAYRPSLHSQTHFWILTHRKEFFKPTNSARLISACLPNVRFFKWQRTEPDPELLALINDSVYRPALVFPKEMAPLNKSEAACDKAGTRAFLLIDGTWQQALKIYRKSPYLHRLPLVSLSPQSPSKYGLRRAKGEGQLCTAEVAVELLRLEGERDQAQHLQNYFRVFCYSYLEARNHRQPELLPEMEALLNHQRERQV; the protein is encoded by the coding sequence ATGTACCAGGGGAGAGGATCGGGGGTTGAACGCTGTGGGTCATGCCAGATACCACTTCTCGCTTGTATTTGCGCTTATCGTCCAAGTTTGCATTCGCAAACGCATTTTTGGATTTTGACTCACCGTAAGGAATTCTTTAAACCGACCAACAGTGCTCGACTGATCAGTGCTTGCCTGCCCAATGTGCGTTTTTTTAAGTGGCAACGGACCGAGCCCGATCCTGAATTGCTGGCGTTGATTAACGACTCTGTTTATCGGCCTGCTTTGGTGTTTCCGAAAGAGATGGCGCCACTCAATAAGTCCGAAGCCGCCTGCGATAAAGCCGGAACCCGCGCATTTCTATTGATTGACGGAACCTGGCAGCAAGCCTTAAAAATTTATCGCAAGAGTCCTTACTTGCATCGTTTACCGCTGGTATCCCTGAGCCCTCAATCACCTTCGAAGTACGGTCTGCGAAGAGCCAAGGGTGAAGGACAGCTCTGCACGGCCGAGGTGGCTGTTGAGTTACTTCGTCTGGAAGGAGAAAGGGATCAGGCGCAGCATTTGCAAAACTATTTCCGAGTCTTTTGTTACAGCTACCTCGAAGCCAGAAATCATCGCCAGCCAGAACTATTGCCTGAGATGGAAGCCTTGTTGAATCACCAGCGTGAGCGGCAGGTGTAG
- a CDS encoding PilZ domain-containing protein gives MLAEQRQGNRVSRAERVLIQMASSSYDHLLSGETVSARTRDISIQGFRAILDQDVPQGSILQICISVTDHQRRYVLSAEVRWCSPGDGGSTCAGFRILPSQDSDYDDWISAFNGIDRRRQRLSS, from the coding sequence GTGTTAGCAGAGCAACGACAGGGAAATAGGGTGTCCCGGGCTGAGCGGGTGCTGATTCAGATGGCCTCCTCATCCTATGATCACCTGTTGAGCGGCGAGACCGTGTCGGCGCGAACTCGGGATATTTCAATCCAGGGGTTCCGTGCGATTCTCGACCAGGATGTCCCTCAGGGCTCAATACTGCAGATTTGCATTTCGGTGACGGATCATCAACGCCGTTATGTGCTTAGCGCCGAGGTTCGCTGGTGCTCTCCCGGTGATGGCGGGTCGACCTGTGCCGGCTTTAGAATTCTGCCATCCCAGGACTCTGACTACGATGATTGGATCAGTGCTTTTAATGGCATTGACCGACGGCGCCAACGCCTGTCCTCCTGA
- a CDS encoding NAD(P)-dependent oxidoreductase, with protein MATRVAFIGLGVMGYPMAGYLAQQGHEVSVYNRTSTKACQWVEKYGGQSAPTPAAAAAGADFVFACVGNDDDLRAVTIGPDGAFAGMREGAVFVDHTTASAEVARELAQTASAKGIGFLDAPVSGGQAGAENGALTIMVGGDESVFNRVKPLFHAYARSVKLMGPVGAGQLTKMVNQICIAGVVQGLSEGLHFARQAGLDAAAVVEVISKGAAQSWQMENRYQTMLDDQFEHGFAVDWMRKDLDIVLSEARKNGSHLPVTAVVDQFYSEVQAMGGNRWDTSSLFALLESRKAKK; from the coding sequence ATGGCAACTAGAGTGGCATTTATCGGTTTGGGCGTCATGGGATATCCGATGGCAGGGTACTTGGCGCAACAGGGCCATGAAGTATCAGTCTATAACCGCACATCAACCAAAGCCTGTCAGTGGGTGGAAAAATATGGCGGCCAGTCGGCACCAACACCGGCCGCGGCGGCCGCGGGTGCTGACTTTGTTTTTGCCTGTGTCGGCAACGACGATGATCTGCGGGCAGTCACTATCGGCCCTGATGGTGCCTTTGCGGGTATGCGAGAAGGTGCGGTGTTTGTTGATCACACCACAGCCTCAGCCGAAGTGGCCAGGGAGCTTGCGCAGACAGCATCCGCAAAGGGGATTGGATTCCTTGATGCGCCGGTATCTGGTGGCCAGGCTGGCGCTGAAAATGGTGCTCTGACCATTATGGTTGGGGGCGACGAGTCGGTTTTTAACCGAGTGAAGCCGCTCTTTCATGCTTATGCCCGTTCGGTAAAGTTGATGGGCCCTGTCGGTGCCGGACAACTCACCAAAATGGTCAACCAGATCTGTATTGCCGGCGTTGTTCAGGGATTATCAGAAGGGCTGCATTTTGCCCGTCAGGCCGGTTTGGATGCAGCCGCCGTTGTTGAGGTGATCTCCAAGGGGGCTGCGCAATCATGGCAGATGGAAAATCGCTATCAGACCATGCTCGATGACCAGTTTGAACATGGTTTCGCGGTTGACTGGATGCGAAAGGATCTTGATATCGTCCTCAGCGAAGCGCGTAAGAACGGCAGCCATTTGCCGGTAACGGCGGTGGTTGACCAGTTTTATTCGGAAGTGCAGGCCATGGGAGGTAATCGCTGGGATACCTCCAGCTTATTTGCCTTGTTGGAGTCGAGAAAAGCGAAAAAATAA
- the alaS gene encoding alanine--tRNA ligase — MKTTEIRSAFLNYFASKQHQIVASSSLVPGNDPTLLFTNAGMVQFKDVFLGDDKRSYSRATTSQRCVRAGGKHNDLENVGYTARHHTFFEMLGNFSFGDYFKHDAIQFAWEFLTSSEWLNISKDKLWVTVYQEDDEAFEVWSQKMGVPVDRIIRIGDKGGRYNSDNFWAMGDTGPCGPCTEIFYDHGADIWGGPPGSPEEDGDRYIEIWNVVFMQYNRSADGTMAPLPKPSVDTGMGLERIAAVMQDVHSNYEIDLFQNLLKAAARETGEQDLENKSLRVIADHIRSCAFLVIDGVIPSNEGRGYVLRRIIRRAIRHGNQLGQKQAFFHKLVAALVQEMGDAYPELSEQQAMVERVLLQEEEQFAKTLDKGMKVLEESIVGMQGTEIPGTTIFTLYDTYGFPVDLTNDIARERELSLDMDGYEKAMEAQRERARASSKFGMDYNAGLEIEGVTEFTGYDLLTDQASVRALFVDNNPCKSVSAGQAVAVVLEQTPFYGESGGQVGDQGELEWNGGRMRVRDTQKEGDNHVHLGDILEGELKLGDQLTARVAADKRAATRCNHSATHLLHAALRKVLGDHVTQKGSLVDEERLRFDFSHFEAIKPEQLREIERLVNAQIRANTPVETLVTDMDSAIEKGAMALFGEKYGDSVRVLSMGQDRFSVELCGGTHVERTGDIGSLVIAAEAGIAAGVRRIEAVTAQAASRWNESTEQVIAQLCGQLKGGREALPEKVQQLQDRNRQLERELDQLKQKLASAKGSDLASEAIEVGGIKLLAANLEGVDPKSLRDMVDQLKNKLGQGVVLLATASGDKVSLAAGVTKDLTVRVKAGDLLKMVAAQVGGKGGGRPDFAQGGGSDASALPAAVASVEGWLKDQLA; from the coding sequence ATGAAGACAACAGAGATTCGCAGTGCTTTTCTGAATTACTTTGCCAGTAAACAGCACCAGATTGTAGCCAGTAGTTCGCTGGTTCCCGGCAATGATCCAACCTTGTTGTTCACCAATGCCGGCATGGTGCAATTCAAAGACGTTTTCCTGGGTGACGACAAACGCTCATACAGCCGTGCCACCACTTCTCAGCGTTGTGTTCGAGCCGGTGGCAAGCACAATGATCTGGAAAATGTCGGTTATACCGCGCGTCATCACACCTTTTTCGAGATGCTGGGTAACTTCAGCTTTGGCGATTATTTCAAACATGATGCGATCCAGTTTGCCTGGGAATTCCTGACCTCCAGTGAATGGCTCAATATCTCCAAGGATAAACTCTGGGTAACGGTGTATCAGGAGGATGACGAAGCCTTTGAAGTATGGAGCCAGAAAATGGGTGTCCCTGTGGACCGTATTATTCGCATTGGCGACAAAGGTGGCCGCTACAATTCGGATAACTTCTGGGCGATGGGGGATACGGGTCCTTGTGGTCCCTGTACCGAAATTTTCTATGACCACGGTGCGGATATCTGGGGCGGCCCTCCAGGATCGCCGGAAGAGGATGGTGATCGTTATATTGAGATCTGGAACGTGGTCTTTATGCAGTATAACCGCAGTGCTGATGGCACTATGGCGCCTCTGCCCAAACCTTCGGTAGATACCGGCATGGGGCTGGAGCGTATCGCAGCCGTAATGCAAGATGTACACAGCAACTATGAGATTGATCTGTTCCAGAACCTGCTTAAAGCCGCTGCGCGCGAGACTGGCGAGCAGGATCTGGAGAATAAATCCCTGCGGGTGATCGCGGACCATATCCGCTCCTGTGCATTCCTGGTTATTGATGGAGTAATCCCATCAAATGAGGGGCGTGGTTATGTGTTACGACGTATCATTCGTCGAGCCATTCGCCATGGCAATCAGTTGGGCCAGAAGCAGGCCTTCTTCCACAAACTGGTCGCAGCCCTTGTGCAGGAGATGGGGGATGCTTATCCAGAATTGAGCGAGCAACAGGCGATGGTTGAACGCGTATTGCTGCAAGAAGAGGAGCAGTTCGCTAAAACCCTGGATAAGGGCATGAAAGTGCTGGAAGAGTCCATCGTGGGCATGCAGGGCACAGAAATTCCCGGTACCACGATTTTCACCCTTTATGACACCTACGGATTTCCGGTAGACCTGACCAATGATATTGCCCGCGAGCGCGAACTATCACTGGATATGGACGGTTATGAGAAAGCCATGGAAGCACAGCGTGAGCGTGCTCGAGCCTCCAGCAAGTTTGGCATGGACTATAACGCCGGCCTCGAAATTGAAGGCGTGACCGAATTTACCGGTTACGACCTGCTGACAGACCAGGCTTCGGTACGGGCTCTTTTTGTAGACAATAACCCTTGCAAATCGGTCTCGGCCGGTCAGGCGGTTGCGGTGGTTCTGGAGCAGACTCCCTTCTATGGCGAGTCCGGTGGTCAGGTGGGCGATCAAGGTGAGTTGGAATGGAATGGCGGGCGGATGCGAGTCCGCGATACCCAAAAAGAGGGTGATAACCACGTCCACCTGGGGGACATTCTCGAGGGTGAATTAAAACTGGGGGACCAATTGACCGCTCGGGTGGCCGCCGATAAGCGCGCCGCAACTCGTTGTAATCACTCGGCCACCCACCTGTTGCATGCTGCATTGCGCAAAGTGTTGGGCGATCACGTGACGCAGAAAGGCTCATTGGTGGATGAGGAGCGTTTACGCTTCGACTTCTCTCATTTTGAAGCGATCAAGCCGGAACAGTTGCGAGAGATTGAGCGCCTTGTTAATGCACAGATTCGAGCCAACACTCCGGTAGAAACCCTGGTAACCGACATGGATTCTGCCATCGAAAAGGGTGCTATGGCGCTCTTTGGTGAGAAGTATGGCGATTCCGTGCGCGTTCTGAGTATGGGCCAGGATCGCTTTTCGGTTGAGCTCTGTGGCGGCACTCATGTTGAGCGTACCGGCGATATTGGTTCTCTGGTGATAGCTGCGGAAGCCGGTATTGCAGCCGGGGTTCGTCGTATCGAAGCGGTAACGGCACAAGCCGCCAGCCGCTGGAATGAAAGTACGGAACAGGTGATTGCTCAGTTATGCGGGCAGCTCAAGGGAGGTCGTGAGGCATTGCCAGAAAAGGTGCAGCAACTGCAGGATAGAAATCGTCAGTTGGAGCGAGAGCTTGACCAGTTGAAGCAAAAGTTGGCCAGTGCCAAAGGTAGCGATCTGGCGTCAGAGGCGATCGAGGTTGGCGGTATTAAACTGTTAGCCGCTAACCTTGAGGGTGTCGATCCCAAGTCGCTGCGCGATATGGTAGACCAGCTTAAAAATAAGCTGGGTCAAGGAGTCGTGCTACTGGCGACAGCATCGGGTGACAAGGTGAGCCTAGCGGCTGGTGTCACCAAGGATTTAACCGTTCGGGTGAAGGCTGGCGATTTGCTCAAAATGGTGGCTGCGCAAGTAGGAGGTAAAGGCGGGGGGCGTCCCGATTTTGCCCAGGGTGGTGGCTCTGATGCCAGCGCCTTGCCAGCAGCGGTGGCGTCAGTCGAAGGTTGGCTGAAGGATCAGCTGGCATAA